In the genome of Limnobaculum zhutongyuii, one region contains:
- a CDS encoding NAD-dependent malic enzyme codes for MELEHESKRPLYIPYAGPALLETPLLNKGSAFTEEERSNFNLHGLLPEAIETIEEQAERAYKQFLGFKTDIDKHIYLRNIQDTNETLFYRLIENHMSEMMPVIYTPTVGEACEHFSDIYRRHRGLFISYPNKDNIDDMLQNATKQNVKVIVVTDGERILGLGDQGIGGMGIPIGKLSLYCACGGISPAYTLPVVLDVGTNNQQCLNDPLYMGWRHPRITGDEYFEFVDAFICAVKRRWPNVLLQFEDFAQQTATPLLNRYRNELCCFNDDIQGTAAVTLGSLIAASRAAGSQMKDQTVVFLGAGSAGCGIAEQIIAQMIAEGLSETEARERVFMVDRFGLLTDKMPNLLEFQSKLVQKHELLNHWHTENEAISLLEVVRNAKPTVMIGVSGQAGLFTEEIIREMHKHCARPIVLPLSNPTSRVEGRPEDIINWTDGAALVATGSPFAPVMYKEKVFPIAQCNNSYIFPGIGLGVLAAKASRVTDGMLMAASRALADCSPLAKHGEGALLPEVDDIQQVSRYIALKVAKMAQLESVAVVTSDEALQQEIDNNFWDPQYRRYKRTSF; via the coding sequence ATGGAACTGGAACACGAAAGTAAACGTCCGTTATATATTCCCTATGCTGGTCCTGCCCTGCTTGAAACTCCACTGCTGAATAAAGGTAGCGCTTTCACTGAGGAAGAACGCAGTAACTTTAATCTCCACGGCCTGTTGCCTGAAGCAATTGAAACCATCGAAGAGCAAGCCGAGCGCGCCTATAAACAATTTTTAGGATTCAAAACGGATATCGATAAGCATATCTACTTGCGTAATATTCAGGATACTAACGAAACCCTGTTCTATCGCCTGATTGAAAATCACATGAGCGAAATGATGCCGGTGATTTACACCCCGACCGTTGGCGAGGCGTGTGAGCACTTCTCTGATATTTATCGTCGCCACCGTGGCCTGTTCATCTCCTATCCGAATAAAGACAATATTGATGACATGCTACAAAACGCCACCAAACAAAACGTTAAGGTGATTGTGGTAACCGACGGTGAACGTATTCTGGGCCTTGGGGATCAGGGCATCGGCGGTATGGGGATTCCTATCGGTAAACTTTCTCTTTACTGTGCCTGTGGCGGTATCAGCCCGGCCTATACCCTTCCGGTGGTGCTGGATGTGGGTACTAATAACCAACAGTGCCTGAACGATCCGCTGTATATGGGTTGGCGTCATCCGCGCATTACCGGTGATGAATATTTTGAATTTGTTGATGCCTTTATTTGTGCGGTAAAACGCCGCTGGCCAAACGTTCTGCTGCAGTTTGAAGACTTCGCACAGCAGACCGCTACGCCACTGCTTAACCGTTATCGTAATGAGCTTTGCTGCTTTAACGATGATATTCAGGGTACAGCTGCCGTGACGCTGGGCAGTTTAATTGCCGCCAGCCGCGCTGCCGGTAGCCAGATGAAAGATCAAACGGTGGTATTCCTGGGCGCCGGTTCTGCCGGTTGTGGTATCGCCGAACAGATTATTGCCCAAATGATCGCCGAGGGCTTAAGCGAAACGGAAGCCCGGGAACGGGTGTTTATGGTTGACCGCTTTGGTTTATTGACCGATAAGATGCCAAACCTGCTTGAGTTCCAATCTAAGCTGGTACAAAAACATGAGTTACTCAACCACTGGCATACCGAAAATGAAGCTATCTCACTGTTGGAAGTGGTACGTAATGCAAAACCAACGGTAATGATTGGTGTATCGGGTCAGGCAGGTCTGTTTACCGAAGAGATCATTCGTGAAATGCACAAACACTGTGCCCGACCGATTGTTCTGCCGCTGTCTAACCCTACTTCGCGGGTTGAAGGCCGCCCTGAAGATATTATCAACTGGACCGACGGTGCAGCATTAGTTGCCACCGGTAGTCCGTTTGCTCCGGTGATGTATAAAGAGAAAGTGTTCCCCATTGCCCAGTGTAATAACTCTTATATCTTCCCGGGAATCGGTCTTGGTGTGCTTGCAGCTAAAGCCAGTAGAGTTACTGACGGTATGTTGATGGCCGCCAGTCGCGCACTGGCTGACTGCTCTCCGCTGGCTAAACATGGCGAAGGTGCTCTGTTACCAGAAGTAGATGACATTCAGCAAGTTTCCCGCTATATCGCGCTGAAAGTAGCTAAAATGGCACAGCTGGAATCCGTTGCGGTTGTGACTTCTGATGAAGCCTTGCAGCAAGAAATCGATAATAACTTCTGGGATCCGCAGTATCGTCGGTATAAGCGAACTTCGTTCTGA
- the sanA gene encoding outer membrane permeability protein SanA, with the protein MLKRLIYSLLVLLALMLCTALLLDRWISWRTAPYVYENIEELPASHVGVVLGTSKYVRTGVINQYYKFRIQGAVNLYNSNKISYLLLSGDNAQLNYNEPITMRKDFIQAGVPASDIVLDYAGFRTLDSIIRTRKVFGANEFTIITQRFHCERALFIALHSGIKAQCYAVPSPKNMFMVRAREVVARLGALTDLYILKREPRFLGPMVPIPTPYSLEGDVQDYPAVSPEQLLELEDLSTVPPLRNARASGH; encoded by the coding sequence ATATTGAAACGATTGATATATAGCCTGTTAGTGTTGCTGGCGTTAATGCTATGCACCGCTCTGCTGCTCGATCGCTGGATTAGTTGGCGAACTGCCCCTTATGTGTACGAAAACATTGAAGAGTTACCCGCAAGTCACGTTGGCGTAGTATTGGGCACCTCCAAATATGTACGTACTGGCGTTATCAATCAGTACTATAAGTTTCGCATTCAGGGCGCCGTTAATCTGTATAACAGCAATAAAATCAGCTATCTGTTACTCAGTGGTGATAATGCTCAGCTAAACTATAACGAGCCTATTACCATGCGTAAGGATTTTATCCAGGCGGGTGTTCCAGCCTCTGATATCGTACTCGACTATGCCGGCTTCCGAACGCTGGACTCGATTATCCGCACACGTAAAGTATTTGGTGCCAACGAATTCACCATCATCACTCAACGCTTTCACTGTGAGCGTGCTTTGTTTATCGCTTTGCATAGCGGTATTAAGGCCCAGTGTTATGCGGTTCCTTCACCTAAAAATATGTTTATGGTACGGGCGCGTGAAGTGGTAGCCAGACTTGGCGCTCTGACCGATCTCTATATTCTGAAGCGGGAACCTCGTTTCCTTGGTCCCATGGTGCCAATCCCTACTCCATATAGTCTGGAAGGCGATGTGCAGGACTATCCGGCGGTATCACCGGAACAGCTGCTTGAACTGGAAGATTTAAGTACGGTACCGCCGTTGCGAAATGCCAGGGCCTCGGGTCATTAA
- the yeiB gene encoding DUF418 domain-containing protein YeiB: MPSRRFEQLDSARGLALLGILVMNIGGFGLPKSAYMNPAYIGMPSFSDGLVWSLLSTFVQGTFLAMFAMLFGAGLQLLSKRSAGWNASRLFWLALLGFCHSVYFWDGDILLTYGLVGLGSMIIIRTTSTSRSLMRTGILLYFIGLAIMLWLGSLSGSGFSEDWTPSARTLAYETAWKLTGGELAHAERLKMTLMIQLSVILQYGWELAGLMLIGAGLLHSGWLLGKAPLTDYRRQGWLLFAISLLIHIPAMLMQWWTGWDFVIAGYYLQVPKEIAATLQGIAYLALWYGYGQSINWSKANAVLSQVGRMTLSNYLLQTLICTTFFYHYGGFNHFDRLQLLAMVPAIWCVNILFSLLWLKYFKQGPVEWLWRRLTSLVATE; encoded by the coding sequence ATGCCTTCCCGCCGTTTTGAACAACTGGATAGCGCCCGTGGGCTAGCGCTGTTAGGTATTCTGGTAATGAATATTGGCGGGTTTGGTTTACCTAAATCGGCCTATATGAATCCTGCCTATATCGGTATGCCATCTTTCAGCGACGGTTTGGTCTGGTCGCTACTTAGCACGTTTGTGCAGGGCACCTTTCTGGCGATGTTTGCCATGCTGTTTGGTGCAGGCTTGCAGTTGTTGAGTAAACGCAGCGCCGGATGGAATGCTTCGCGTCTGTTTTGGCTGGCTTTGCTTGGTTTTTGCCACAGCGTTTACTTTTGGGATGGTGATATTCTGCTGACTTATGGTCTGGTCGGGCTTGGCAGCATGATTATCATTCGTACCACCTCCACATCCCGTAGCCTGATGCGTACCGGTATTCTGCTGTATTTTATTGGATTGGCAATCATGCTATGGCTGGGTTCGCTATCCGGTAGTGGATTCAGCGAAGACTGGACCCCCTCAGCCAGAACTCTGGCCTATGAAACGGCATGGAAGCTGACCGGCGGCGAGCTGGCTCATGCTGAACGCCTGAAGATGACATTAATGATTCAACTTTCGGTGATTCTTCAGTATGGCTGGGAATTGGCTGGATTAATGCTCATTGGCGCTGGGTTGCTTCATAGCGGTTGGTTATTGGGCAAGGCCCCATTAACCGACTATCGCCGTCAGGGATGGCTTCTGTTTGCGATTTCGCTGCTAATACATATTCCCGCCATGTTGATGCAGTGGTGGACCGGGTGGGATTTTGTTATTGCCGGATATTATCTTCAGGTCCCTAAAGAAATTGCCGCGACGTTGCAGGGAATTGCCTATCTGGCGTTATGGTATGGTTACGGGCAGTCAATTAACTGGTCAAAAGCCAATGCTGTTTTATCGCAAGTAGGGCGTATGACGTTGAGTAACTATCTGCTACAAACGCTGATCTGTACTACGTTTTTTTATCACTATGGTGGGTTTAATCATTTTGATCGTTTACAGCTATTGGCAATGGTACCGGCTATCTGGTGTGTGAATATTCTGTTTTCATTGTTATGGCTGAAGTACTTCAAACAGGGGCCGGTAGAGTGGTTATGGCGACGGCTGACGAGCTTAGTGGCTACGGAGTGA
- the folE gene encoding GTP cyclohydrolase I FolE, which translates to MSSLSKEAMLVHAALEARGLETPLRGQPVDATTRKQKIEEHMTSIMQLLNLDLSDDSLAETPKRIAKMYVDEIFSGLDYANFPKITLIENKMKVDEMVTVRDITLTSTCEHHFVTIDGKATVAYIPKDYVIGLSKINRIVQFFSQRPQVQERLTQQILLALQTLLGTTNVAVSIDAIHYCVKSRGVCDATSSTSTTSIGGIFKSNPSTRQEFLRAVRHSPHHI; encoded by the coding sequence ATGTCATCCCTGAGTAAAGAAGCGATGTTAGTTCATGCAGCATTAGAAGCCAGAGGACTGGAGACCCCGCTACGTGGTCAACCTGTGGATGCCACTACGCGCAAACAGAAAATTGAAGAGCATATGACGTCGATTATGCAGTTGCTCAATCTGGATTTGTCCGATGACAGCCTGGCCGAAACGCCAAAGCGTATTGCGAAAATGTATGTGGATGAGATTTTCTCCGGTCTGGATTACGCAAACTTCCCTAAAATCACCTTAATTGAAAACAAAATGAAAGTGGATGAAATGGTGACGGTTCGGGATATCACTCTGACCAGCACTTGTGAACACCATTTTGTTACTATCGATGGTAAGGCGACAGTCGCTTACATTCCGAAAGATTACGTAATTGGCCTGTCCAAAATTAACCGTATCGTTCAGTTCTTCTCCCAGCGCCCACAGGTGCAGGAGCGTTTAACGCAGCAAATTCTGCTGGCGTTACAAACCTTGCTGGGAACCACCAACGTTGCGGTATCTATTGATGCTATCCACTACTGCGTGAAATCCCGCGGTGTGTGTGATGCCACCAGCTCCACCAGTACCACTTCAATCGGTGGTATCTTTAAAAGTAATCCAAGTACCCGTCAGGAATTTCTCCGGGCAGTACGCCACTCCCCACACCATATCTGA